A single region of the Bacillus sp. 2205SS5-2 genome encodes:
- a CDS encoding GNAT family N-acetyltransferase encodes MKDFTIHSETERLVLRPLEISDYENWYHEFESRFSSQNRHDKGKMDMSECTKEWFIQLVEKHQELAINDTAHIFGVFRKEDNKHLGMVDFSTLSRNDFQWARLGYSIHNQFWKRGYGKEAVEEALNIAFNFLNFHRIEAHINLDNIPSIKLAESVGMEFECIRKGFIFEFGEWTDNLVYYQNSRKLVR; translated from the coding sequence TTGAAGGATTTTACCATTCATTCAGAAACAGAAAGATTAGTTTTAAGACCATTGGAAATTAGTGATTACGAAAATTGGTATCATGAATTCGAAAGTCGGTTTTCCTCACAAAACAGACATGATAAGGGCAAAATGGATATGAGTGAATGTACGAAAGAGTGGTTCATACAATTAGTAGAAAAACATCAAGAATTAGCGATTAACGATACTGCACACATATTCGGTGTATTTAGAAAGGAAGATAATAAACACTTGGGGATGGTGGATTTTTCAACATTATCAAGAAATGATTTTCAATGGGCGAGACTAGGTTATTCGATACATAATCAGTTTTGGAAGCGAGGTTACGGAAAAGAAGCTGTAGAGGAAGCGTTAAATATTGCTTTTAATTTCTTGAATTTTCATCGGATTGAAGCCCATATTAACTTGGATAATATCCCTTCCATAAAGTTAGCAGAAAGTGTCGGAATGGAGTTTGAATGCATTAGAAAGGGATTCATTTTTGAGTTTGGTGAGTGGACTGACAATCTAGTATACTATCAAAATTCAAGAA